The following proteins come from a genomic window of Frankia casuarinae:
- a CDS encoding vWA domain-containing protein — translation MPYTKQIDRRAPGCFIFLLDQSDSMNYPIAGRPGISKAQALADIVNDTLAMIIRRCSKERGEGPRPYYDIAVLGYSGQEARSLFTGALAGQWLVSVPDLFSCVLRREERHGSSMPVWFEPFGAGLTPMCAALDMAGSLASGWAQSHQDSFPPIIINITDGAATDGEPEKVQMWADRLRSLRTADGNLLLFNISISAVAQTTTTFPAAESELSDEWARGLFRMSSELPPLMRTAAERLGVQTRPGARGFVSNATPDAIVLALTVGTQVAQVDA, via the coding sequence ATGCCCTACACCAAGCAGATCGACCGGCGTGCCCCGGGCTGCTTCATCTTTCTGCTGGACCAGTCCGACTCGATGAACTACCCGATCGCCGGGCGTCCCGGCATCTCCAAGGCGCAGGCCCTCGCCGACATCGTCAACGACACCCTCGCGATGATCATCCGTCGGTGCAGCAAGGAGCGCGGCGAGGGTCCGCGTCCCTACTACGACATCGCCGTGCTCGGCTACAGCGGCCAGGAGGCCCGCTCACTGTTCACCGGAGCGCTCGCCGGCCAGTGGCTGGTCTCGGTACCGGACCTCTTCTCCTGCGTACTGCGCCGGGAGGAGCGGCACGGCTCCTCGATGCCAGTGTGGTTCGAACCGTTCGGGGCGGGCCTCACCCCGATGTGCGCCGCCCTCGACATGGCCGGGAGCCTCGCCTCCGGCTGGGCCCAGAGCCACCAGGACTCCTTCCCCCCGATCATCATCAACATCACCGATGGAGCCGCCACCGACGGCGAGCCCGAGAAGGTGCAGATGTGGGCCGACCGGCTACGGTCACTGCGCACCGCGGACGGCAACCTGCTGCTGTTCAACATCAGTATCTCCGCGGTCGCGCAGACCACCACCACCTTCCCCGCGGCCGAGTCCGAGCTGTCCGACGAGTGGGCTCGCGGGCTGTTCCGGATGTCGAGCGAGCTGCCGCCGCTGATGCGCACCGCGGCGGAGCGCCTGGGCGTGCAGACCCGGCCCGGCGCCCGGGGATTCGTCTCCAACGCGACACCCGACGCGATCGTCCTCGCCCTCACCGTCGGCACCCAGGTGGCTCAGGTCGACGCCTGA
- a CDS encoding electron transfer flavoprotein subunit alpha/FixB family protein — MAEVLVLVEHADGEPKKVTAELLTLARSLGEAAAVFLGAPGTYAKAKEYLAQYGAARVYVVESEDVVGYVGAPAAEVLAKLVADASPAAVLVAATADSREIAARVAAKTDSGLIWDAVALTPDLVATQGIFGGSTIVTSKVVKGVPVVVVRPNSTAPEAAPVTPSEQTVDIAISDAAKGAKIVDRVVEAKSGRPDLTEAQVVVSGGRGLGAAEHFTLVEKLADTLGAAVGASRAATDAGWYPHQNQVGQTGKTVSPQLYIAVGISGAIQHRAGMQTSKTIVAINKDPEAPIFEFADYGLVGDLFNVVPQLIEAIEKRRAG, encoded by the coding sequence ATGGCTGAAGTTCTCGTGCTCGTCGAGCACGCCGATGGTGAACCCAAGAAGGTCACCGCGGAACTGCTGACGCTCGCCCGTTCGCTCGGCGAGGCCGCCGCGGTGTTCCTCGGAGCGCCGGGCACCTATGCGAAGGCCAAGGAGTACCTCGCGCAGTATGGCGCCGCCAGGGTCTACGTCGTCGAGTCGGAGGACGTCGTCGGCTACGTGGGCGCGCCGGCGGCCGAGGTGCTGGCCAAGCTGGTCGCGGACGCGTCGCCGGCCGCCGTTCTGGTCGCCGCCACCGCGGACTCGCGGGAGATCGCGGCCCGCGTCGCCGCGAAGACCGACTCGGGCCTGATCTGGGACGCTGTCGCGCTGACCCCCGACCTGGTCGCCACCCAGGGTATCTTCGGCGGCTCGACGATCGTCACGTCGAAGGTCGTCAAGGGTGTTCCGGTGGTCGTCGTCCGGCCGAACTCGACGGCGCCCGAGGCCGCCCCGGTGACGCCGTCCGAGCAGACGGTGGACATCGCGATCTCCGACGCCGCGAAGGGAGCCAAGATCGTCGACCGCGTCGTCGAGGCGAAGTCCGGCCGCCCGGACCTCACCGAGGCCCAGGTCGTCGTCTCCGGTGGTCGCGGTCTGGGCGCCGCCGAGCACTTCACCCTGGTGGAGAAGCTGGCCGACACCCTCGGCGCCGCGGTCGGCGCGTCGCGTGCCGCTACCGACGCCGGGTGGTACCCGCACCAGAACCAGGTCGGGCAGACCGGCAAGACGGTGTCCCCGCAGCTCTACATCGCGGTCGGCATCTCCGGCGCGATCCAGCACCGGGCCGGGATGCAGACGTCCAAGACGATCGTCGCGATCAACAAGGACCCGGAAGCGCCGATCTTCGAGTTCGCGGACTACGGGCTGGTCGGCGATCTGTTCAACGTCGTCCCGCAGCTCATCGAGGCGATCGAGAAGCGCAGGGCCGGCTGA
- a CDS encoding electron transfer flavoprotein subunit beta/FixA family protein yields the protein MNIVVTVKQVPDTWAEKKLDAADKTVDRKSVDSVMNEMDEYGVEEALKIKEAHGGEVTVVTMGPAKAAETIRKALSMGADKAVHLTDDLLHGSDALATSAALAKVISTLSPDIVITSSEASDARGGVIGALLAERLALPQLTQARKVTVDPAAGKVTIERLADNGYALVEASLPAVVAVVEKINQPRYPSFKGIMAAKKKPLTTLSAADAGLDAGAVGLAGATSTVVASEPAPPRSSGTIVKDEGDGGTKVAEFLAAQKLI from the coding sequence GTGAACATCGTCGTTACCGTCAAGCAGGTTCCTGACACCTGGGCGGAGAAGAAGCTCGACGCCGCGGACAAGACCGTCGACCGTAAGAGTGTCGACAGCGTCATGAACGAGATGGACGAGTACGGGGTCGAAGAGGCCCTGAAGATCAAGGAAGCGCACGGGGGCGAGGTCACCGTCGTCACGATGGGACCGGCCAAGGCGGCCGAGACGATCCGCAAGGCCCTGTCGATGGGCGCGGACAAGGCCGTGCACCTGACGGACGACTTGCTGCACGGGTCGGACGCGCTGGCGACGTCCGCCGCGCTGGCGAAGGTGATCTCCACGCTGTCACCCGACATCGTCATCACCTCCAGCGAGGCTTCCGATGCCCGTGGCGGCGTCATCGGTGCCCTGTTGGCGGAGCGGCTGGCCCTTCCCCAGCTCACCCAGGCCCGCAAGGTCACGGTGGATCCGGCCGCGGGTAAGGTCACGATCGAGCGTCTCGCCGACAACGGCTACGCCCTGGTCGAGGCAAGCCTGCCGGCCGTGGTCGCCGTGGTCGAGAAGATCAACCAGCCGCGTTACCCTTCGTTCAAGGGCATCATGGCGGCCAAGAAGAAGCCGCTGACGACGTTGTCCGCCGCGGACGCGGGTCTGGACGCCGGTGCGGTCGGGCTGGCCGGCGCCACGTCGACGGTCGTTGCCTCGGAGCCCGCGCCGCCGCGGTCGAGTGGCACGATCGTCAAGGACGAGGGCGACGGCGGCACGAAGGTCGCGGAGTTCCTCGCGGCGCAGAAGCTTATCTGA
- a CDS encoding endonuclease/exonuclease/phosphatase family protein encodes MSSAQESGSAVPDTDPTSRHKDIPVAAPEPRPHPTFPVRPLVVIVAWVAAAGLGGIALGRLAHLDDAVGWPYSAINAGTELLYLPAYATVAVAFALRRNLLMIISMALIAIHLFWTLPEVFPGGAEEAPQGAARLRVMSANLLYYNDHADRLGAQIRAANPDVLVLVELSPLTLARVTSSGALASYRYREVHPEPGAFGAAVFSRFPLHDAAAPIVGGAMSLRATVEVDERRRFVVYAVHTISPTTSAYTDRWRTQLDTLRAQLEHATLPVVMAGDFNATRDHRPFRRLVNSGVRDAHDVVGGGWQPTWNSKSLILPPVLRIDHVLASPAFAVTGFEVGGDFGSDHRPVIADLAMR; translated from the coding sequence GTGAGTTCCGCGCAGGAGTCCGGTTCCGCCGTGCCGGATACCGACCCCACCTCCCGGCACAAGGACATCCCGGTCGCCGCCCCGGAGCCCCGGCCGCACCCGACCTTCCCGGTCCGCCCCCTGGTCGTGATCGTCGCGTGGGTCGCGGCGGCCGGACTCGGGGGGATCGCCCTCGGCCGGTTGGCCCATCTCGACGATGCGGTGGGCTGGCCCTACTCCGCGATCAACGCCGGGACCGAACTGCTCTACCTCCCGGCCTACGCCACCGTGGCGGTGGCCTTCGCGCTCCGTCGCAACCTGCTGATGATCATCTCCATGGCCCTGATCGCCATCCATCTGTTCTGGACCCTGCCCGAGGTTTTCCCCGGCGGCGCCGAGGAGGCCCCGCAGGGTGCCGCGCGCCTGCGGGTGATGTCGGCGAACCTGCTCTACTACAACGACCACGCCGACCGGCTGGGCGCGCAGATCCGCGCCGCGAACCCGGACGTGCTCGTCCTCGTGGAGCTCTCCCCGCTCACCCTGGCGCGGGTCACCTCGTCCGGAGCGCTGGCGAGCTACCGGTACCGCGAGGTGCACCCGGAGCCGGGTGCGTTCGGCGCCGCCGTGTTCTCCCGCTTCCCGCTGCACGACGCCGCGGCCCCGATCGTCGGCGGAGCAATGTCATTGCGGGCCACCGTGGAGGTGGATGAGCGTCGACGCTTCGTCGTGTACGCGGTGCACACGATCTCACCGACGACCAGCGCCTACACCGACCGCTGGCGGACCCAGCTCGACACGCTGCGCGCGCAGCTCGAGCACGCCACGCTGCCGGTCGTCATGGCCGGCGACTTCAATGCCACCCGGGACCACCGGCCGTTCCGTCGGCTGGTGAACTCGGGGGTACGCGACGCGCACGACGTCGTCGGCGGCGGATGGCAACCGACCTGGAACTCCAAGAGCCTGATCCTGCCGCCCGTGCTGCGCATCGACCACGTGCTGGCCTCACCCGCGTTCGCGGTGACGGGTTTCGAGGTCGGCGGCGACTTCGGCAGTGACCATCGGCCGGTCATCGCCGACCTGGCCATGCGGTAA
- a CDS encoding enoyl-CoA hydratase/isomerase family protein produces the protein MSVVRLEVDGGIGTIRLDRPPMNALDSTVAAELRTAAVEATRRSDVRAVVLYGGEKVFAAGADIRQMAPMGYAEVSTWVGDLNSTFEVVARIPKPVVAAVTGYALGGGLELALCADVRVLAEDARVGQPEILLGVIPGAGGTQRLPRLIGPSRAKDLIFSGRQVRAAEAAEIGLADAVVPAGEVYVQAKRIAGRYTNGPAMALAAAKQAVDDGAEIALAEALRLEAALFAGLFATEDRRIGMESFLESGPGKADFIGR, from the coding sequence ATGAGTGTGGTGCGGCTCGAGGTTGACGGCGGGATCGGCACCATCCGGTTAGACCGGCCGCCGATGAACGCGCTGGACTCCACGGTCGCCGCGGAGCTGCGGACCGCCGCGGTCGAGGCGACCCGGCGGTCGGACGTCCGCGCGGTGGTGCTCTATGGCGGGGAAAAGGTGTTCGCCGCCGGGGCCGACATCCGGCAGATGGCGCCGATGGGTTACGCCGAGGTATCCACCTGGGTGGGCGATCTGAACTCCACCTTCGAGGTCGTGGCCCGGATCCCGAAGCCCGTGGTCGCCGCGGTGACGGGCTATGCCCTGGGCGGCGGGTTGGAGCTTGCCCTGTGCGCGGACGTGCGGGTCTTGGCCGAGGACGCCCGGGTCGGCCAGCCCGAGATCCTGCTCGGAGTGATCCCCGGCGCGGGGGGCACCCAGCGGCTGCCGCGCCTGATCGGCCCGTCCCGCGCCAAGGACCTCATCTTCAGCGGCCGGCAGGTCCGGGCGGCCGAGGCAGCGGAGATCGGTCTGGCCGACGCCGTCGTTCCCGCGGGTGAGGTGTACGTGCAGGCGAAGCGGATCGCGGGCCGGTACACGAACGGCCCGGCGATGGCGCTCGCGGCGGCGAAGCAGGCGGTTGACGACGGCGCGGAGATCGCGTTGGCCGAGGCGCTACGTCTGGAGGCGGCGCTGTTCGCCGGGCTGTTCGCCACCGAGGACCGGCGGATCGGAATGGAGTCCTTCCTCGAGAGCGGGCCCGGCAAGGCCGACTTCATCGGCCGCTGA
- the acs gene encoding acetate--CoA ligase, whose protein sequence is MTDTGVSVSTGLENVADLEATLESLLSVERFDPSAAFTRRLPMDADRAAAEADPNAFWARKAEELLTWHTPFTQVLDDSNPPFYTWFADGMLNLSENCLDRHVAAGRGERVAFHWHGEEGERRTVTYADLLADTQRLANGLRSLGVRAGDVVGIFLPMIPEVAVAMLACARIGAVHNVVFGGFAPSAVRERMEVSDAKVLITVDGARRKGRTAPVKAAVDAELGDLPALGHIVVVSGPGGTGAPMTAGRDVWYHELLATAAPDCPPEPLSAEHPLFILYSSGSTAKPKGILHTTAGYLLGATYTHRAVFDIDPDTDVYWCSADVGWITGHSYIVYGPLSNGVTSVMYEGAPDYPDYDIWWRLIEEYKVTVFYTAPTAIRTCIKWGARYPGRHDLSSLRVLGTVGEPINPKAWLWYHVVIGGGRCPIVDTWWQTETGSALISPLAGVTSTKPGSATLPLPGISPALLSEDGEPVTEGTGILVITKPWPSMLRTLYKDDERFVKTYFSRFGPSTYVVGDAARLDADGYFWIIGRIDDVINVSGHRLSTAEVESAIVAHEAVAEAAVVAQYDEQTGQAIVAFVTLAGDRSGDEATEAELREHVARRIGKLARPRRIIWADDLPKTRSGKIMRRLLRDIAEGRELGDVTTLRDPAVMAALTAKVGTARDNE, encoded by the coding sequence GTGACCGACACAGGTGTCAGCGTCTCGACCGGTCTCGAGAACGTCGCCGATCTCGAGGCGACCCTGGAGAGTCTGCTGTCGGTGGAGCGTTTCGACCCATCGGCGGCCTTCACCCGGCGCCTGCCGATGGACGCCGACCGGGCCGCCGCCGAGGCGGACCCGAACGCGTTCTGGGCTCGCAAGGCCGAGGAGCTGCTGACCTGGCACACGCCGTTCACGCAGGTACTCGACGACTCGAACCCGCCCTTCTACACCTGGTTCGCGGACGGGATGCTGAACCTGTCGGAGAACTGCCTGGACCGGCACGTGGCGGCCGGGCGCGGCGAGCGGGTGGCCTTCCACTGGCACGGGGAGGAGGGGGAGCGGCGCACCGTCACCTATGCGGACCTGCTCGCCGACACCCAGCGGCTGGCGAACGGGCTGCGTTCGCTCGGCGTGCGCGCCGGCGACGTGGTCGGGATCTTCCTGCCGATGATTCCCGAGGTGGCCGTCGCGATGCTGGCCTGCGCCCGGATCGGCGCGGTCCACAACGTGGTCTTCGGCGGTTTCGCGCCGTCCGCGGTCCGGGAGCGGATGGAGGTCTCCGACGCCAAGGTGCTGATCACCGTGGACGGCGCGCGGCGCAAGGGACGGACGGCGCCGGTGAAGGCCGCCGTCGACGCGGAGCTCGGTGACCTCCCGGCGCTGGGGCACATTGTGGTCGTGTCCGGGCCGGGCGGTACCGGGGCGCCGATGACCGCGGGCCGGGACGTCTGGTACCACGAGCTGCTGGCCACGGCGGCGCCCGACTGCCCGCCGGAACCGCTGTCCGCGGAGCATCCCCTGTTCATCCTCTACAGCTCCGGGTCGACCGCGAAGCCGAAGGGGATCCTGCACACGACCGCGGGTTACCTGCTCGGCGCCACCTACACTCACCGGGCGGTCTTCGACATCGACCCGGACACCGACGTCTACTGGTGTTCCGCGGACGTCGGCTGGATCACTGGGCACTCCTACATCGTCTACGGCCCGCTATCGAACGGCGTGACCAGCGTGATGTACGAGGGGGCGCCGGACTACCCCGACTACGACATCTGGTGGCGGCTCATCGAGGAGTACAAGGTCACCGTGTTCTACACGGCGCCGACGGCGATCCGTACGTGCATCAAGTGGGGCGCGCGGTATCCCGGTCGGCACGACCTGTCCTCGCTGCGGGTACTCGGCACGGTCGGGGAACCGATCAACCCGAAGGCGTGGTTGTGGTACCACGTGGTCATCGGCGGTGGTCGCTGCCCGATCGTCGACACGTGGTGGCAGACCGAGACCGGCTCCGCGCTCATCTCGCCGCTGGCCGGCGTCACGTCGACCAAACCGGGTTCGGCGACCCTGCCGCTGCCCGGTATCAGCCCGGCGCTGCTCTCGGAGGACGGCGAGCCGGTCACTGAGGGCACCGGAATCCTGGTGATCACCAAGCCGTGGCCGTCCATGCTGCGCACCCTTTACAAGGACGACGAGCGATTCGTCAAGACGTACTTCTCCCGCTTCGGCCCGTCAACCTACGTCGTCGGCGACGCCGCACGCCTCGACGCCGACGGCTACTTCTGGATCATCGGGCGGATCGACGACGTCATCAACGTGTCCGGGCACCGGCTGTCCACCGCGGAGGTGGAGTCGGCGATCGTCGCCCATGAGGCCGTCGCCGAGGCGGCGGTGGTCGCACAGTACGACGAGCAGACCGGCCAGGCGATCGTCGCGTTCGTGACGCTCGCCGGTGACCGCTCGGGCGACGAGGCCACCGAGGCCGAGCTGCGCGAGCACGTGGCCAGGCGGATCGGCAAGCTCGCCCGGCCGCGGCGGATCATCTGGGCCGACGACCTGCCGAAGACCCGGTCCGGCAAGATCATGCGCCGGTTGCTGCGTGACATTGCCGAAGGCCGGGAACTCGGCGACGTCACGACCTTGCGCGACCCCGCGGTGATGGCCGCGCTCACGGCCAAGGTGGGCACCGCCCGAGACAACGAGTAA
- the glgP gene encoding alpha-glucan family phosphorylase encodes MRALRRFTVRAQLPGQLAPLGELVLNLRWSWHPETLDLFESVDPELWRATKGDPVRLLGEVDHNRLLALAADRRFVRRLTDVADDLQEYLTADLWYQQRKAEGAPSAIAYFSPEFGITEVLPQYSGGLGILAGDHLKTASDLGVPIIGVGLLYRAGYFVQSLSRDGWQQERYPGIDPHGLPLTQLTDTAGMPVKVAVGLPEGRTLHAQIWKAQVGRVPLLLLDSDVEDNQPAERGVTDRLYGGGTDHRLLQEMLLGIGGVRALRAYAAVTGTPEPEVYHTNEGHAGFLGLERIRELVENGLSFDEALQAARAGTLFTTHTPVPAGIDRFPRSLVARHFGGDNGWPGVPVERIMQLGVEADPNVFNMAHMGLRLAQRSNGVSKLHGIVSREMFAGLWPGFDTAEVPIGSVTNGVHAPTWVSRPIIELADREPDPGLLSDDAAGFEKISTLPDEVVWAARRQLRERLVTEVRRRLRASWLERGAAPGELEWVESVFDPDILTIGFARRVPSYKRLTLMLRDRDRLRRLLLHPQRPIQMVIAGKAHPADDGGKQLVQQIVQFSDDPAVRSRIVFLPDYDIGMARFLYSGSDVWLNNPLRPLEACGTSGMKAALNGCLNLSIRDGWWDEMFDGQNGWAIPTADGVEDPDRRDDIESAALYDLLENTVAPRFYDSEPGDGIPRRWAAMVKHTLSALGPQVLASRMVQEYVERYYVPAGVSARAAAANGFAGARDLAAWKSRVHAAWPGVRVLNVDSAGLGDTPQVGQSLVVRATVDLGELALGDIDVLASYGRIDQTDRILDPSTLFLQPVGEGEGGYRYEGTIPLGRTGPFGYTVRVLPRHALTASIAELGLVTNP; translated from the coding sequence GTGAGAGCCCTCCGACGGTTCACCGTCCGTGCGCAGCTCCCCGGGCAGCTTGCTCCACTGGGGGAACTAGTCCTGAATCTTCGCTGGTCCTGGCATCCCGAGACGCTGGACCTGTTCGAGTCTGTTGATCCGGAGCTCTGGCGGGCGACGAAGGGAGACCCGGTCCGCCTGCTCGGCGAGGTGGATCATAACCGGCTGCTCGCGCTGGCCGCCGACCGCCGGTTCGTGCGCCGACTCACCGACGTCGCGGACGACCTCCAGGAGTACCTGACGGCCGATCTGTGGTATCAGCAGCGGAAGGCCGAGGGCGCCCCGTCGGCGATCGCCTACTTCTCCCCGGAGTTCGGTATCACCGAGGTGCTGCCGCAGTACTCCGGCGGCCTCGGCATCCTCGCCGGGGACCATCTCAAGACCGCGAGCGACCTCGGCGTGCCGATCATCGGCGTCGGCCTGCTCTACCGGGCCGGGTACTTCGTGCAGTCGCTGTCCCGGGACGGCTGGCAGCAGGAACGGTACCCGGGCATCGATCCGCACGGGCTCCCCCTGACCCAGCTGACCGATACGGCGGGGATGCCGGTGAAGGTGGCCGTCGGGCTGCCCGAGGGTCGCACGCTGCACGCGCAGATCTGGAAGGCGCAGGTCGGACGGGTCCCGCTGCTGCTGCTCGACTCGGACGTCGAGGACAACCAGCCGGCCGAGCGGGGGGTGACCGACCGGCTCTACGGCGGCGGAACCGACCACCGGCTGCTCCAGGAGATGCTGCTGGGCATCGGGGGTGTCCGCGCGCTGCGCGCCTACGCCGCGGTGACCGGGACTCCGGAGCCCGAGGTGTACCACACCAACGAGGGGCACGCGGGCTTCCTCGGCCTGGAGCGGATCCGGGAACTCGTCGAGAACGGGCTCAGCTTCGACGAGGCGCTCCAGGCCGCCCGCGCCGGCACACTGTTCACCACCCACACCCCTGTCCCCGCCGGCATCGACCGGTTCCCTCGCAGCCTGGTCGCCCGCCATTTCGGCGGGGACAACGGCTGGCCCGGCGTGCCGGTCGAGCGGATCATGCAGCTCGGGGTGGAGGCCGACCCCAACGTCTTCAACATGGCCCACATGGGCCTACGGCTCGCACAGCGTTCGAACGGCGTCAGCAAGCTGCACGGCATCGTCAGCCGGGAGATGTTCGCGGGGCTGTGGCCCGGCTTCGACACCGCCGAGGTCCCGATCGGCTCGGTGACCAACGGGGTGCACGCCCCGACCTGGGTGTCCCGGCCCATTATCGAGCTTGCTGACCGCGAGCCCGACCCGGGCCTGCTTTCCGACGACGCGGCCGGATTCGAGAAGATCTCCACGTTGCCCGACGAGGTCGTGTGGGCCGCCCGGCGGCAACTGCGGGAGCGCCTCGTCACCGAGGTCCGCCGCCGGCTGCGGGCCTCCTGGCTCGAGCGCGGCGCGGCACCCGGTGAGCTGGAGTGGGTGGAGTCGGTTTTCGACCCGGACATCCTCACGATCGGTTTCGCCCGGCGTGTGCCGTCCTACAAGCGGCTGACCCTCATGCTGCGGGACCGTGACCGGCTGCGCCGGCTGCTGCTGCACCCGCAGCGGCCGATCCAGATGGTCATCGCCGGCAAGGCGCACCCCGCCGACGACGGCGGCAAGCAACTCGTCCAGCAGATTGTCCAGTTCTCCGACGACCCGGCCGTGCGGTCGCGCATCGTCTTTCTCCCCGACTACGACATCGGGATGGCGCGCTTCCTGTACTCCGGATCGGACGTTTGGCTGAACAACCCGCTGCGTCCGCTGGAGGCGTGCGGCACGTCGGGGATGAAGGCCGCGCTGAACGGCTGCCTGAACCTGTCCATCCGGGACGGCTGGTGGGACGAGATGTTCGACGGCCAGAACGGCTGGGCGATCCCGACCGCGGACGGGGTCGAGGACCCCGACCGGCGCGACGACATCGAGTCCGCCGCCCTGTACGACCTGTTGGAGAACACTGTCGCCCCCCGCTTCTACGACTCGGAGCCCGGCGACGGCATCCCGCGGCGCTGGGCCGCGATGGTCAAGCACACCCTGTCGGCCCTCGGTCCTCAGGTCCTGGCCAGCCGCATGGTCCAGGAGTACGTCGAGCGCTACTACGTGCCGGCCGGTGTCTCGGCCCGGGCCGCCGCCGCCAACGGCTTCGCCGGAGCCCGGGACCTGGCCGCCTGGAAGAGCCGGGTGCATGCCGCGTGGCCCGGGGTCCGCGTGCTCAACGTCGACTCCGCTGGTCTCGGTGACACCCCTCAGGTGGGCCAGTCGCTGGTGGTGCGGGCCACGGTCGACCTCGGTGAGCTGGCACTCGGGGACATCGACGTCCTCGCCTCCTACGGCCGGATCGACCAGACCGACCGGATCCTGGATCCTTCGACGCTGTTCCTGCAGCCGGTTGGCGAAGGGGAGGGCGGTTACCGCTACGAGGGCACCATCCCGCTCGGGCGCACCGGACCCTTCGGTTACACGGTGCGGGTGCTGCCCCGGCACGCACTCACCGCGAGCATCGCCGAACTGGGCCTGGTCACCAATCCTTAG